One Halorientalis litorea DNA segment encodes these proteins:
- a CDS encoding NADH-quinone oxidoreductase subunit A codes for MGNPWIAIGALALVGLLIPLGMMAVSKLLRPSVPEQGKRSTYESGEIPTGDTRIRFNIQYYMVALLFVVFDIETVLIFPWTVIYRSALESGVSLTTVLVPMLVFIGVLVVGLGWAWRNGAVKWVRSPRTETRNVKQ; via the coding sequence ATGGGTAATCCATGGATAGCCATCGGGGCGCTGGCGCTGGTCGGCCTCCTCATCCCACTCGGGATGATGGCGGTATCGAAACTTCTCCGGCCGAGCGTGCCCGAGCAAGGAAAGCGGTCCACGTACGAGAGCGGCGAGATACCGACGGGTGACACCCGCATTCGGTTCAACATCCAGTACTACATGGTCGCACTGCTGTTCGTCGTCTTCGACATCGAGACTGTCCTCATCTTCCCGTGGACGGTCATCTACCGAAGCGCGCTCGAGAGTGGTGTGAGCCTCACGACCGTACTGGTTCCGATGCTCGTGTTCATCGGTGTTCTCGTCGTCGGTCTCGGGTGGGCATGGCGTAACGGCGCGGTCAAGTGGGTCCGCTCACCGCGGACCGAGACACGGAACGTGAAACAATGA
- a CDS encoding AIR carboxylase family protein, which produces MTDSVQSLIDDLRAEAQRDRDPEETPEIGIVMGSDSDLDVMAGSESGRPGAYDVLTEELGFAELTDYDDPPETRFTFETYVVSAHRTPELMYAYAETAEDRGLDVIIAGAGGKSADLPNMTASIAYPLPVVGVPVQEKSVDSVIGMPQGAPLVAVDAGKSFNAALSAVQMLARQHPELRERLVAYHEGLQRDVGDVSRALHELGTPGFRERED; this is translated from the coding sequence ATGACAGACAGCGTTCAGTCACTCATCGACGACCTGCGAGCAGAGGCACAGCGTGACAGAGACCCAGAGGAGACCCCGGAAATTGGCATCGTGATGGGCTCGGACTCGGACCTCGACGTGATGGCCGGGTCCGAGTCGGGGCGGCCCGGAGCCTACGACGTGTTGACGGAGGAACTCGGCTTCGCGGAACTGACCGACTACGACGACCCGCCGGAAACACGTTTCACCTTCGAGACGTACGTCGTCTCGGCACACCGGACGCCGGAACTGATGTACGCGTACGCGGAGACGGCCGAAGACCGGGGGCTCGACGTCATCATCGCGGGTGCGGGCGGCAAGTCGGCGGACCTCCCGAACATGACCGCCTCCATCGCGTACCCCCTGCCGGTCGTCGGCGTCCCGGTACAGGAGAAGTCGGTCGATTCGGTCATCGGAATGCCACAGGGCGCGCCGCTGGTGGCCGTCGACGCCGGGAAGTCCTTCAACGCGGCACTCTCTGCGGTCCAGATGCTCGCACGCCAGCACCCCGAACTCCGCGAGCGGTTGGTGGCATACCACGAGGGACTCCAGCGCGACGTGGGCGACGTGTCCCGCGCCCTCCACGAACTCGGAACGCCGGGCTTCCGCGAGCGTGAGGACTGA